The Verrucomicrobiia bacterium genome window below encodes:
- a CDS encoding response regulator → MSITDGSLTRNDELRAELREECLRECAGAVVSIRQAMQAIAKNPTDVARLQELHSQIRSLAGNASVTRLLTIARVVGTFDALLKQLVDKPDSVTQSVRRTMAQSIDLLGALFEGDGQEVDLAMARTLAVDDQQIALRSVMNALEKANLKPQALSDPSAGFSVAEEWQFDLIVLDHSMPRMTGVELCAKLRALPNYKKIPILFVTSASAFENRAEICRSGGTDVIAKPFLATELGLKALTLIIKSKIF, encoded by the coding sequence ATGAGCATCACAGATGGATCCCTGACCCGAAATGATGAATTGCGCGCCGAACTGCGCGAGGAGTGTTTGAGGGAATGTGCCGGGGCAGTGGTGTCGATCCGTCAGGCCATGCAAGCCATCGCCAAGAACCCGACGGATGTCGCGAGGTTGCAGGAACTCCACAGCCAGATCCGTTCGCTGGCGGGGAATGCGAGCGTGACCCGGCTTCTGACCATCGCGCGGGTCGTGGGCACCTTCGACGCGTTGCTCAAGCAACTGGTAGACAAGCCCGACAGCGTCACGCAGTCCGTCCGTCGCACCATGGCGCAATCCATCGATCTACTCGGCGCACTGTTCGAGGGTGACGGGCAAGAGGTGGACCTGGCCATGGCTCGCACGTTGGCGGTCGATGACCAGCAGATTGCCTTGCGCTCCGTGATGAACGCCCTGGAGAAGGCCAACCTGAAACCGCAGGCGTTGTCGGATCCCAGCGCGGGATTCAGCGTGGCGGAGGAATGGCAATTTGATCTCATTGTGCTCGATCACTCGATGCCGCGCATGACCGGCGTGGAACTGTGCGCGAAGTTGCGCGCCCTGCCCAACTACAAGAAGATCCCGATCCTCTTCGTCACCAGCGCCAGCGCTTTCGAGAATCGCGCCGAAATCTGCCGCAGCGGAGGCACCGATGTCATCGCCAAGCCATTCCTGGCAACCGAACTCGGCCTGAAAGCCCTCACCCTCATCATCAAGTCGAAGATCTTCTAG
- a CDS encoding DCC1-like thiol-disulfide oxidoreductase family protein, with product MNSVITEITDTSGGCVFYDAQCRFCTTWARRGERWLGKRGFRFAPLSEPADEMKLVTNSGEVIGGARAVVYLARQIWWARPLWAVSRIPGVLGLLECGYSRVAAGRYCSPTTHKRRKLRSLTRRWLC from the coding sequence ATGAATTCTGTAATTACAGAAATAACTGACACAAGTGGCGGATGTGTGTTCTACGATGCCCAGTGCCGGTTCTGCACGACCTGGGCTCGCCGCGGCGAGCGGTGGCTCGGAAAGCGCGGATTCCGGTTCGCCCCGCTGTCGGAACCGGCGGACGAGATGAAACTGGTGACCAATTCTGGCGAGGTAATCGGCGGCGCCCGCGCGGTGGTTTACCTCGCGCGACAAATCTGGTGGGCCAGGCCCTTGTGGGCTGTGAGTCGCATCCCGGGTGTCCTGGGGCTGTTGGAATGCGGTTACAGCCGGGTTGCGGCAGGAAGGTATTGTTCGCCGACCACCCACAAGCGGCGCAAGCTGCGGAGTCTGACGCGGAGGTGGTTGTGCTAA
- a CDS encoding prepilin-type N-terminal cleavage/methylation domain-containing protein, with product MNGNLRQWRTIRGFTLVELLVVIAIIGLLAALLMPSLGTARKKARAAGCINNLRQLGLAVQMYTDDSGGQLAGLSGIFPTWGATNSPQAWTQLLFPYVKTTKAYLDPDRPPWMPELPVAYYLNLLPAYVEAGSPGTGIYAIDFRQISNPSAFILMSEDLFISPQQEIDPTNERADRTGFSTTSGTYPPPHLGYANFLFADGHVAPFDHFDVTQMTYWYDKMANWQ from the coding sequence ATGAATGGCAACCTGCGGCAGTGGCGCACAATACGTGGCTTCACGCTGGTGGAGTTGCTCGTCGTCATCGCCATCATCGGGTTGCTGGCAGCGCTCTTGATGCCGTCCCTGGGAACTGCGCGCAAGAAAGCCCGGGCGGCCGGCTGCATCAACAACCTGCGCCAGCTCGGCCTGGCGGTGCAGATGTACACCGATGACTCGGGTGGACAACTGGCAGGGTTGAGCGGCATTTTTCCGACGTGGGGGGCTACCAATAGCCCGCAGGCCTGGACCCAGCTTTTGTTTCCGTACGTGAAGACCACCAAAGCCTATCTCGATCCTGACCGGCCACCCTGGATGCCCGAGTTGCCCGTGGCGTATTACCTGAACCTGCTTCCGGCGTACGTGGAGGCGGGCTCGCCCGGCACGGGAATTTACGCGATCGATTTCCGGCAAATCAGCAACCCCTCCGCGTTCATTCTGATGAGCGAGGACCTTTTCATCAGCCCCCAGCAGGAGATCGATCCGACCAACGAGAGGGCCGACCGCACGGGATTCAGCACCACGTCCGGGACTTATCCGCCGCCGCATCTCGGTTACGCAAATTTTTTGTTCGCGGATGGGCATGTGGCGCCGTTTGATCATTTCGACGTGACGCAGATGACATATTGGTACGACAAAATGGCCAACTGGCAGTAG
- a CDS encoding class I SAM-dependent methyltransferase translates to MKQHRYRGVIEIAWFNWHQYVAGTLVCLAASWVLLCLPLPVIPRAFLAWGTGLAGYWLVASLAASHYIYDRSGLTTWEWVKPLFPTPPTRWANIHCGFDETTAPLDRIFPRSERLALDIFDDGEMTEASLLRARRYETGAPEAVRARCDSLPARDEQMDAVFMLFAAHELRHPLARTDLFRELHRVLARGGCLLLVEHLRDGWNFLAFGPGFWHFLPRREWEAQIREAGFTVEREFPKTPFVRAWLLRKEAQ, encoded by the coding sequence ATGAAACAACATCGATACCGGGGCGTAATCGAGATTGCCTGGTTCAATTGGCATCAATATGTGGCGGGAACACTGGTCTGTCTCGCAGCCAGTTGGGTTTTGTTGTGCCTGCCATTGCCCGTGATTCCCCGCGCGTTCCTCGCATGGGGAACCGGTCTCGCCGGATACTGGTTGGTGGCCTCGCTTGCGGCGTCTCATTATATATACGATCGGTCGGGACTAACCACCTGGGAATGGGTAAAGCCGCTGTTTCCGACGCCGCCAACGCGATGGGCGAATATCCATTGCGGCTTTGATGAGACAACGGCGCCGCTGGACCGCATCTTTCCACGCTCGGAGCGGCTTGCCCTGGATATCTTCGACGACGGAGAGATGACCGAAGCGTCGCTCCTGCGCGCACGGCGTTATGAAACGGGGGCGCCTGAGGCGGTGCGCGCGCGATGCGATTCACTGCCCGCGCGGGACGAGCAGATGGACGCGGTATTCATGTTGTTTGCGGCGCACGAACTAAGACATCCCCTGGCGCGAACCGACTTGTTTCGGGAGTTGCACCGCGTGCTGGCGCGGGGCGGATGTCTGCTATTGGTTGAGCACTTGCGCGACGGCTGGAACTTTCTGGCGTTCGGTCCCGGGTTCTGGCACTTCCTGCCGCGGCGAGAATGGGAGGCGCAAATCCGCGAGGCGGGATTCACGGTGGAGAGGGAATTTCCCAAGACGCCTTTCGTACGGGCGTGGCTACTGAGAAAGGAGGCCCAATGA
- a CDS encoding ABC-F family ATP-binding cassette domain-containing protein — MMTISGMTKAFGAHVLFEDASLQVNRGDRIGLVGPNGAGKSTLFSLILGHDTADEGEVSIERNGTMGHLPQETAPVGEETVLELATAINPEIAELQRRLKLFEAGHDTESHDFHEVQARFDELGGYQLEPQAKTILRGLAFRERDFDRQLKAMSGGWVMRAHLARLLVQQPDLLLLDEPTNHLDLEALQWFQEYLKTYPGGVLLISHDREFLNQLVGSIVEIRQSQLLRYRGNYDEYLVQREAQSEQLLAAYKNQQRDIQRLQEFADRFRAKASKASQAQAKLKQIERMDKIEAPVNESRKIKFRFPQPQRSGLKVITLKNIHHAYGATEVYRGMNFEAERGQRIVLVGPNGAGKSTLLKLLAGVLPVQGGTRELGLNVKVGYYAQYRVEMLNPDRTVVEEALDTPQRISEQTVRTVLGSFLFRGDDVFKSVGVLSGGEKSRLALVKLLLDPPNLLLMDEPTTHLDMASIDALIGALESYEGTLIFISHDVYFIRKLAKYVLHVNNGELMHYHGDYQYYLEKSAAISAAIAASATPAAPPTVSTRIKGKEQKRSEAEARNVRSRERREQERIVSTLEKEIARLEQRQKELTTELENPETYDKPGRAVAVNRELSTVTEDLARATTDWEQAAARVNELKPALKPDLTPS, encoded by the coding sequence ATGATGACGATTTCGGGAATGACCAAGGCCTTTGGGGCGCACGTACTCTTTGAGGACGCGTCCTTGCAGGTCAATCGCGGCGACCGCATCGGGCTGGTTGGGCCGAACGGTGCGGGCAAATCCACCTTGTTCTCGCTCATCCTGGGGCATGACACGGCGGACGAGGGCGAGGTGTCCATCGAACGCAACGGGACGATGGGCCATTTGCCCCAGGAAACCGCGCCGGTGGGGGAGGAGACGGTGTTGGAATTGGCGACGGCCATCAACCCCGAGATCGCGGAATTGCAGCGGCGGCTGAAGCTATTCGAAGCCGGTCACGACACCGAGTCGCACGATTTTCATGAAGTGCAGGCGCGGTTCGACGAACTTGGCGGCTACCAACTCGAACCGCAGGCCAAGACGATCCTGCGCGGGCTGGCGTTTCGCGAACGCGATTTTGATCGGCAATTGAAGGCGATGAGCGGCGGTTGGGTGATGCGCGCGCATCTCGCGCGGTTGCTCGTGCAACAGCCCGACCTGCTGCTGCTCGACGAACCGACGAACCATCTCGACCTCGAAGCGTTGCAGTGGTTCCAGGAATATCTGAAAACTTATCCGGGCGGCGTGTTGCTGATCTCGCACGACCGCGAATTCCTGAATCAGCTCGTGGGCAGCATCGTGGAGATTCGGCAGAGCCAGTTGCTCCGCTATCGAGGCAACTACGACGAGTATCTCGTGCAGCGCGAGGCGCAATCGGAACAGTTGCTGGCGGCCTACAAGAACCAGCAGCGCGACATCCAGCGTTTGCAGGAGTTCGCCGACCGATTCCGCGCGAAGGCCAGCAAAGCCTCGCAGGCGCAGGCAAAACTCAAGCAGATCGAGCGCATGGACAAGATCGAGGCACCCGTAAACGAATCGCGCAAGATCAAATTCCGTTTTCCGCAACCGCAGCGCAGCGGCCTGAAGGTGATCACCCTCAAGAACATCCACCACGCCTACGGCGCCACGGAAGTTTATCGCGGGATGAACTTCGAAGCCGAACGCGGCCAGCGCATCGTGCTGGTCGGCCCGAACGGCGCGGGCAAGTCCACGCTGCTCAAGCTTCTCGCCGGCGTGCTCCCCGTCCAGGGCGGCACGCGCGAGTTGGGCTTGAACGTGAAAGTCGGTTACTACGCGCAATACCGCGTCGAGATGCTCAACCCCGACCGCACGGTCGTCGAGGAGGCGCTCGACACTCCCCAACGCATTTCCGAACAAACCGTCCGCACCGTCCTCGGCTCGTTTCTGTTTCGTGGCGACGACGTCTTCAAATCGGTCGGCGTGCTCAGCGGTGGCGAGAAGAGCCGGTTGGCGTTGGTGAAACTATTGCTCGATCCGCCGAACCTCCTATTAATGGATGAGCCCACCACGCACCTCGACATGGCCAGCATCGACGCGCTCATCGGCGCGCTGGAATCCTACGAAGGCACGCTGATTTTCATCAGTCATGACGTTTATTTCATCCGCAAGCTCGCCAAATACGTCCTGCACGTGAACAACGGCGAACTCATGCACTACCACGGCGATTACCAATACTACCTCGAAAAATCTGCCGCCATCTCCGCGGCCATTGCGGCGTCAGCGACTCCCGCCGCGCCGCCGACGGTTTCCACACGCATCAAGGGCAAGGAACAAAAACGGTCGGAAGCCGAGGCGCGCAACGTGCGTTCACGCGAACGTCGCGAGCAGGAACGGATTGTAAGCACTCTGGAAAAAGAAATCGCGCGGTTGGAGCAGCGGCAGAAGGAATTGACTACCGAACTCGAAAACCCCGAGACCTACGACAAACCCGGACGCGCCGTGGCCGTCAATCGCGAGTTGAGCACCGTCACCGAAGACCTCGCCCGCGCCACCACCGACTGGGAGCAGGCTGCCGCCCGCGTGAACGAGCTGAAGCCCGCCCTGAAACCCGACCTCACGCCTTCGTAG
- a CDS encoding AEC family transporter produces the protein MADWQIVLVKITAMFLVILVGWAVRRRGYLPAETTRILSRFVVDIAFPALVFTQMLRTVTLGALREGWFAPLLMGLLIVIAYGAGLLVAPFFCRAEQKNTFVFLATIPNWIFLPLPIVEAMYGDAGVRTLLLGNVGAQLMLWSFGVWILHGGVTPREAARHIVTNPGLIATALGILVALLIPSSHNWEIGSLSQSPPQLAAGAVVQALAMVGTMTIPVSLLAIGAQLGDLELHVHRPSRALWGVLLARLIVGPLLTMAVGWIVLRAGVTVPEVPRRIGYLIATMPVAISCSMFTERFGGDVSLGAQGIFYSTLFSLLTVPVFFFVIQRLGL, from the coding sequence ATGGCTGACTGGCAAATCGTCCTGGTGAAAATCACCGCGATGTTCCTGGTGATCCTTGTCGGCTGGGCCGTACGACGGCGCGGCTATCTACCCGCGGAAACCACCCGGATCCTGAGCCGGTTTGTCGTGGACATCGCGTTCCCCGCCCTGGTGTTTACACAAATGCTGCGGACGGTCACGCTGGGGGCGTTGCGCGAGGGTTGGTTCGCGCCGTTACTCATGGGCTTGCTGATCGTCATAGCTTATGGAGCGGGCTTGCTGGTTGCACCATTCTTCTGCCGAGCCGAACAGAAGAACACATTTGTCTTTCTCGCGACGATACCGAATTGGATCTTTCTGCCACTGCCGATCGTCGAGGCCATGTACGGCGATGCCGGCGTGCGGACCCTCCTGCTCGGTAACGTCGGTGCGCAACTCATGCTCTGGTCGTTTGGGGTGTGGATCCTGCATGGGGGCGTGACTCCGCGGGAGGCGGCGCGCCACATTGTGACAAATCCGGGTCTAATCGCGACGGCTCTGGGAATTCTGGTCGCGTTACTCATTCCTTCCTCGCACAACTGGGAGATCGGGAGTCTCTCACAATCGCCGCCGCAACTGGCCGCTGGCGCTGTGGTGCAGGCGCTGGCCATGGTGGGAACCATGACCATCCCGGTATCGCTGCTGGCAATCGGCGCGCAACTCGGCGATCTCGAACTGCATGTACATCGACCCTCGCGAGCGCTCTGGGGAGTGCTGCTCGCCCGGTTGATTGTCGGGCCGCTGCTCACGATGGCGGTCGGCTGGATCGTGTTACGGGCGGGTGTGACCGTGCCGGAAGTCCCGCGCAGGATCGGCTACCTGATCGCGACAATGCCCGTGGCGATTTCCTGCAGCATGTTCACGGAACGTTTTGGCGGTGACGTGTCGTTAGGTGCCCAGGGGATTTTCTACAGCACACTCTTCAGCTTGCTTACTGTGCCGGTATTTTTCTTCGTCATCCAGCGGCTGGGGCTTTAG
- a CDS encoding MarR family transcriptional regulator produces MKLTPLTRKFILHWGEMGTRWGINRTVAQVHALLFVSPKPLNAEEISLTLSVARSNVSTSLKELQNWGLVKVQHVLGDRRDHFETHKDVWALFQIVIHERMRREVEPTMGLLREAVEQGRAGGKEDEHAREQLAKMLEFFEAASACYADVGKLPPATLRKLMKMGGKVAALLG; encoded by the coding sequence ATGAAGCTGACACCGCTAACGAGAAAGTTCATCCTGCACTGGGGGGAGATGGGGACCCGCTGGGGAATCAACCGCACGGTGGCCCAGGTGCACGCCTTGCTGTTTGTCTCACCGAAGCCGCTTAACGCGGAAGAGATTTCCCTGACGTTGTCCGTGGCCCGCTCCAACGTCAGCACCAGTCTGAAAGAGTTGCAGAATTGGGGCTTGGTGAAAGTGCAACACGTCCTGGGAGATCGGCGCGATCATTTCGAGACCCACAAGGACGTCTGGGCGCTTTTCCAGATTGTGATCCACGAGCGCATGCGGCGCGAAGTGGAGCCGACAATGGGCTTGTTGCGGGAAGCCGTCGAGCAGGGAAGGGCGGGGGGCAAAGAGGATGAACACGCGCGGGAACAACTGGCAAAGATGCTCGAATTCTTCGAGGCCGCCTCGGCCTGTTACGCGGACGTTGGAAAACTCCCGCCAGCGACGTTGCGGAAGTTAATGAAGATGGGCGGAAAGGTCGCGGCCCTATTGGGCTAA
- a CDS encoding DUF2071 domain-containing protein encodes MRHTWQRHPFPVRAFFRHTLVLTYAVPQESLLGLLPPGLIPDTHRGFGLVAIAMVQTRALRPACLPPLLGRDFFLSGYRVFAKYRMSNGHTLRGLRILRSDTNSQLMRVMGNLLTHYNYQEAIVTVREEPERLEIDVRTPNGVADLRVDADLSIHPAPLPVDSPFKSPAEARRFAGPMPFTFDYEAQTHSIIVIEGVREEWKPQLATVEVLENTFFMQPHWRGVKPILASAFYMTNVPYLWRRGVRYPLERSSA; translated from the coding sequence ATGCGGCATACATGGCAACGGCATCCATTTCCGGTACGGGCGTTCTTCCGTCATACGCTGGTACTGACCTACGCCGTCCCGCAAGAGTCATTGCTCGGGCTGCTTCCGCCAGGGCTGATACCGGACACGCACCGCGGGTTCGGTTTGGTGGCGATCGCGATGGTGCAAACGAGGGCGCTGCGCCCCGCCTGTTTGCCGCCGTTGTTAGGGCGAGATTTCTTCCTCAGTGGGTATCGCGTTTTCGCGAAGTATCGGATGTCAAACGGCCACACGCTCCGGGGATTGCGGATCCTGCGTAGCGACACCAACAGTCAACTGATGCGGGTGATGGGGAATCTGCTCACTCACTACAATTACCAAGAGGCGATTGTGACGGTGCGCGAAGAGCCGGAGCGACTGGAGATCGATGTGCGAACCCCAAACGGTGTGGCCGATTTACGGGTAGACGCTGATTTGTCCATTCATCCCGCACCCTTGCCAGTGGATTCCCCATTCAAGAGCCCTGCGGAGGCTCGACGGTTTGCCGGGCCGATGCCGTTCACATTTGATTACGAGGCCCAGACGCATTCGATAATTGTCATCGAGGGGGTACGGGAAGAGTGGAAACCCCAACTCGCTACGGTGGAGGTTTTGGAGAACACGTTCTTTATGCAGCCACATTGGCGGGGGGTAAAACCGATTCTGGCGAGCGCGTTTTATATGACCAACGTGCCCTATTTGTGGCGTCGCGGCGTACGTTATCCACTGGAAAGGAGCTCCGCATGA
- a CDS encoding sugar phosphate nucleotidyltransferase produces MQPTLLVMAAGMGSRYGGLKQIDAVGPNGEAIIDYSIYDALRAGFGRLVFVIRRDIEAPFREVIGNKFEKRIAVDYVYQELDKLPSGFTIPPGRTKPWGTTHAILMAEETLREPFAAINADDFYGRESFQVMADFLRAGGRDYAMVGYTLRNTLSEHGSVSRGVCECDAAGFLRAVVELTKVEKQGRGAHTGDRALSGDELVSMNFWGFTPGLFPQLREQFTEFLRRSGQELKSECYIPTTVNELVASGAARVKVLRTPASWFGITYKEDKPQVVDSIRKLVDAGAYPPKLWA; encoded by the coding sequence ATGCAACCAACTCTTCTGGTCATGGCCGCGGGGATGGGCAGCCGTTATGGCGGGCTCAAGCAAATCGATGCCGTCGGCCCCAACGGCGAAGCGATCATCGACTACTCGATCTATGATGCGCTGCGGGCGGGTTTCGGGCGGCTGGTGTTTGTTATCCGCCGCGACATTGAAGCGCCGTTTCGCGAGGTGATTGGCAACAAGTTCGAGAAACGGATTGCCGTCGATTACGTCTATCAGGAACTCGACAAACTTCCGTCCGGGTTCACCATCCCGCCCGGGCGCACGAAACCGTGGGGCACGACGCACGCGATCCTCATGGCCGAGGAAACTTTGCGCGAACCGTTCGCCGCAATCAATGCCGACGACTTTTACGGACGCGAGTCGTTTCAGGTCATGGCCGATTTTTTGCGGGCGGGCGGCCGTGACTATGCGATGGTCGGCTACACGCTACGAAACACCCTGTCCGAACACGGCAGCGTCTCGCGCGGTGTTTGCGAATGCGACGCGGCCGGTTTTTTGCGGGCCGTCGTGGAGTTGACCAAAGTGGAGAAACAGGGCCGCGGCGCGCATACGGGAGACCGGGCGCTCAGCGGCGACGAATTGGTGTCGATGAATTTCTGGGGCTTCACACCCGGGTTGTTCCCGCAACTCCGGGAGCAGTTCACCGAATTCTTGCGCCGCAGCGGGCAGGAATTGAAGAGCGAGTGCTACATCCCGACGACGGTGAACGAACTGGTGGCATCGGGCGCAGCCCGTGTAAAAGTCTTGCGTACCCCCGCTTCATGGTTCGGTATCACCTACAAGGAAGACAAGCCGCAGGTTGTTGACAGCATCCGCAAACTCGTGGACGCGGGCGCATACCCGCCGAAGCTCTGGGCCTGA
- a CDS encoding VOC family protein, which yields MQLNPYLSFNGQCEAAFKFYERCLGGKIVFTMTYGESPMADKVPADWGKKILHVRLMVGDQALMGADAPPKHYEKPQGFSVTIAVDDPADAERIFHALSEKGTVSMPIQKTFWAQRFGMLVDQFGIPWMINCEEAH from the coding sequence GTGCAATTGAATCCCTATCTGAGTTTCAACGGTCAGTGTGAGGCGGCGTTTAAGTTCTATGAGCGGTGCCTCGGCGGCAAGATTGTATTCACCATGACCTACGGGGAGTCGCCGATGGCGGATAAAGTCCCGGCCGATTGGGGCAAGAAGATCCTTCACGTCCGCCTGATGGTGGGCGACCAGGCGTTGATGGGTGCTGACGCACCGCCGAAACACTATGAGAAGCCGCAAGGCTTCTCCGTGACAATCGCCGTTGACGACCCGGCCGATGCCGAACGCATCTTCCACGCCTTGTCGGAAAAAGGGACGGTGTCCATGCCCATACAAAAGACCTTCTGGGCCCAACGTTTCGGCATGTTGGTGGATCAATTCGGCATCCCGTGGATGATTAACTGCGAGGAAGCTCACTAA
- a CDS encoding TIM-barrel domain-containing protein, whose translation MKVSRALKRVLVLAFLLTPALSHAEQTKHVVVVGKARFTVIAPECIRLEYATDGVFVDAKSMFAVGRDAACYDFKLSRDRDAVTIDTGRIRLRYRADGKPFDPDNLQAQILRGKEWVEWRPGQKNLQNLGGTIRTLDQVKGPVDLGDGLLSRDGWYLLDDSHTHLLTHGWVEERPDNGNIDWYLFGYGSDYKAALKAMTRIGGPVPLPRKYVLGAWYSRYWPYSSKEYHEIIDEYCEHDFPLDVIVMDMDWHKDGWTGWSWNRKLLPDAEDLLKWFHKQGLRVTLNVHPADGVGPQEDMYDKFMRDMGEDPSMKQVLLYDAGNKKYLNTLFKDTHEPLEREGVDFWWLDWQQYPFTRSVPHLTNLAWLNHYYYQYTGRNGLRGQSFSRWAGWGDHRHPIHFSGDADTGWKMLTFEVPFTSTAGNVGCFFWSHDIGGHMGGRNEESYTRWVQFGALTAALRSHSTRSSEMDRRPWKYSQQAEDSMRIAFHLRSELFPYIYSSAWESCTESVPLNRPMYIEYPTREDAYRNPQQYFFGDNLLVAPITSPGEGTNKVAQQTVWWPPGEWYDWFTGERFTGESNEVVSADINHFPLYARGGAPIPLQPYSSRMTTAPLTNLVIRCYPGAVGASTKTTLYEDDGVTTAYRKGGSSRTVLAYRRDHDRVTVTVSPVEGTYQGQVERRAYVVELAATGKPRIVTINGKRADADYEEKSRTLRVRVPSQSIHKAVTVSASY comes from the coding sequence ATGAAAGTGTCGCGTGCCTTGAAACGAGTGCTGGTTCTTGCTTTCCTGCTAACGCCCGCCCTTTCGCATGCTGAACAAACAAAGCATGTGGTCGTGGTCGGCAAGGCGCGTTTCACCGTCATCGCTCCTGAGTGCATTCGCCTTGAGTACGCGACGGACGGAGTGTTCGTGGATGCCAAGTCCATGTTCGCCGTCGGCCGCGATGCCGCCTGCTACGATTTCAAGTTGAGCCGCGACCGCGATGCCGTGACGATTGACACGGGCAGGATCAGGCTGCGCTATCGAGCCGATGGCAAGCCGTTTGACCCTGACAACCTGCAGGCGCAGATTCTCCGAGGCAAGGAATGGGTGGAGTGGCGTCCCGGGCAAAAGAACCTTCAGAATCTCGGCGGAACGATCCGCACCTTGGATCAGGTGAAGGGCCCTGTGGATCTCGGGGACGGCTTGTTGTCACGGGATGGTTGGTATCTGCTGGACGATTCGCACACTCATCTACTAACGCACGGCTGGGTCGAGGAGCGGCCGGATAACGGAAACATTGATTGGTATCTGTTTGGTTACGGAAGCGACTACAAAGCGGCGCTGAAGGCGATGACGCGAATCGGCGGGCCGGTGCCACTCCCGCGAAAGTATGTGTTGGGCGCCTGGTACTCGCGGTATTGGCCCTACAGCTCCAAGGAGTACCACGAGATCATTGACGAGTATTGCGAGCACGATTTCCCGCTCGATGTCATCGTGATGGACATGGACTGGCACAAGGATGGATGGACGGGCTGGTCGTGGAACCGCAAGTTGCTGCCCGACGCCGAGGATTTGCTTAAATGGTTTCACAAGCAAGGTCTGCGCGTCACTCTCAATGTCCATCCCGCGGATGGCGTCGGTCCCCAAGAGGACATGTACGATAAGTTCATGCGCGACATGGGCGAAGACCCGTCGATGAAGCAAGTCCTGTTGTACGACGCGGGTAACAAGAAATACCTCAACACACTTTTCAAGGACACACACGAACCTTTGGAGCGCGAGGGCGTGGATTTTTGGTGGCTCGACTGGCAGCAGTATCCGTTTACGCGCAGCGTGCCGCACCTGACGAACCTCGCCTGGCTGAATCATTATTACTATCAGTACACGGGTCGAAACGGTTTGCGCGGTCAATCCTTCAGCCGTTGGGCCGGCTGGGGCGACCATCGACACCCGATCCATTTCTCCGGTGATGCCGACACGGGTTGGAAGATGCTGACCTTCGAGGTTCCGTTCACTTCGACGGCCGGCAATGTCGGTTGCTTCTTCTGGTCCCACGACATCGGCGGGCACATGGGCGGTCGCAATGAGGAAAGTTACACCCGCTGGGTGCAGTTCGGCGCGCTGACGGCCGCCCTGCGCTCGCATTCCACCCGCAGCTCCGAGATGGATCGACGGCCTTGGAAGTACAGCCAGCAAGCGGAGGACTCGATGCGGATCGCTTTTCACCTGCGCTCGGAATTGTTCCCCTACATCTACTCCAGCGCCTGGGAGAGTTGCACGGAATCCGTCCCCCTGAATCGCCCGATGTACATCGAGTATCCAACCAGGGAGGATGCCTACCGCAATCCGCAGCAGTACTTCTTCGGTGACAATCTGCTGGTCGCGCCGATCACCTCGCCAGGGGAAGGTACCAACAAGGTGGCGCAACAGACAGTGTGGTGGCCACCTGGCGAGTGGTACGATTGGTTCACCGGCGAGAGATTCACCGGGGAAAGCAATGAGGTCGTTTCAGCGGATATCAATCATTTCCCGCTGTACGCGAGAGGCGGAGCGCCGATTCCCCTGCAACCTTATTCGTCGCGGATGACCACGGCCCCGTTAACCAACCTGGTCATCCGGTGCTATCCCGGTGCCGTCGGCGCGAGTACCAAGACGACACTTTATGAAGACGACGGCGTCACCACGGCCTACCGGAAAGGCGGATCCTCGCGGACCGTTTTGGCCTACCGACGCGACCATGACCGGGTCACCGTCACCGTTTCACCGGTGGAAGGAACTTATCAGGGGCAAGTGGAGCGGCGCGCCTATGTCGTCGAGTTGGCGGCAACAGGGAAGCCGCGCATCGTCACCATCAACGGTAAACGAGCCGACGCAGACTATGAAGAAAAGTCCCGCACACTCCGCGTCAGGGTGCCGTCTCAATCAATACACAAGGCCGTGACCGTCTCCGCGAGTTACTGA